A DNA window from Comamonas fluminis contains the following coding sequences:
- a CDS encoding gluconokinase translates to MPERQSHAPAQKVALVIMGVSGCGKSSAGQAIAQQLNWELVEGDSYHSAQSVAKMQAGTPLTDEDREGWLERLAQRLAQASPTHGLVLTCSSLKRKYRDQLRAAQQLGFVFLELDYDTALERVQTRAQHFFSPHLVANQFATLEDPRQESDVLTLNATLPLNTIAQKVQLWLQEPAASHTPTGAQ, encoded by the coding sequence ATGCCAGAACGACAATCTCATGCACCCGCGCAAAAGGTGGCTCTGGTCATCATGGGGGTCTCCGGCTGCGGCAAATCCAGCGCTGGCCAAGCCATTGCCCAGCAACTGAACTGGGAGCTGGTCGAAGGCGACAGCTACCACTCAGCGCAGAGCGTGGCCAAGATGCAGGCAGGCACCCCTCTTACCGACGAAGACCGCGAAGGCTGGCTTGAGCGGCTGGCCCAGCGGCTGGCGCAGGCCAGCCCCACGCATGGCCTGGTGCTGACCTGCTCTTCGCTCAAGCGCAAATACCGGGATCAACTGCGCGCAGCCCAGCAACTGGGCTTTGTGTTTCTGGAGCTCGACTACGACACCGCGCTGGAGCGGGTGCAGACCCGGGCGCAGCATTTTTTCTCGCCCCATCTGGTGGCCAACCAGTTCGCCACGCTGGAAGACCCGCGCCAGGAAAGCGATGTGCTGACACTGAACGCCACCCTGCCCTTGAACACCATTGCGCAGAAGGTTCAGCTCTGGCTGCAGGAACCTGCTGCCAGCCATACCCCCACAGGAGCCCAATAA
- a CDS encoding LacI family DNA-binding transcriptional regulator: MPPEPQAKSDSPADTSGQRRSRASGRVTLSDVAEAAGVSAMTVSRALRGERRVAPALVEKVREVAASLGYVPDLAARALASQKSTQVLVLIPMLSNTLFVDLLEAAHKVLFAHGYHMLIGVTHYDPQEEEQLLRAYLPMRPAGLLLTGFDHSEAAQQLLAANPVPRVHLMELREQAVAADSYCVGFSQTAAGAEMTQHLLDKGYRRIAFCGAQLDARVMQRLQGYRRVLKQAGLYEPGLEMLNPERSSLALGARQFQALIKADPAVDAIFFCNDDIAQGAVLEAARMGIRVPQQVAIAGFNDLPGSDQMVPPLTTIHTPRDEVGQRAAQMLLQLLEGKPVQEPRVDLGFRLIPRAST; the protein is encoded by the coding sequence TTGCCTCCCGAGCCTCAAGCCAAGAGCGACAGTCCGGCGGACACCAGTGGGCAGCGCCGTTCCCGCGCCAGCGGGCGGGTGACTTTGAGTGATGTGGCAGAGGCTGCAGGGGTCAGCGCCATGACGGTATCTCGCGCACTGCGCGGCGAGCGCCGCGTGGCCCCGGCGCTGGTCGAGAAAGTGCGCGAGGTGGCTGCGTCTCTGGGCTATGTGCCCGATCTGGCGGCGCGGGCACTGGCTTCGCAAAAAAGCACCCAGGTGCTGGTGCTGATTCCCATGCTCTCGAACACCTTGTTTGTGGATTTGCTGGAAGCCGCGCACAAAGTGCTGTTCGCCCACGGCTATCACATGCTGATTGGGGTGACCCATTACGACCCGCAGGAAGAAGAGCAACTGCTGCGTGCCTATCTGCCCATGCGCCCCGCTGGCTTGCTGCTGACCGGGTTTGACCACAGTGAAGCCGCCCAGCAACTGCTGGCCGCCAACCCTGTGCCGCGTGTGCACCTGATGGAGCTGCGAGAGCAGGCTGTGGCGGCCGACAGCTATTGCGTGGGCTTTTCGCAGACGGCGGCCGGGGCAGAGATGACCCAGCACCTGCTGGACAAAGGCTACAGGCGCATTGCGTTTTGCGGTGCGCAACTGGATGCGCGGGTGATGCAGCGGCTGCAAGGCTACAGGCGCGTGCTGAAGCAGGCGGGGCTGTATGAGCCAGGGCTGGAAATGCTCAACCCCGAGCGTTCATCGCTGGCGCTGGGTGCAAGGCAGTTTCAGGCGCTTATCAAGGCGGATCCTGCGGTTGATGCTATCTTTTTCTGTAACGACGACATCGCGCAAGGCGCGGTGCTGGAGGCTGCGCGCATGGGCATCAGAGTGCCGCAGCAAGTCGCCATTGCGGGGTTCAACGACTTGCCGGGCAGTGACCAGATGGTGCCGCCGCTGACCACCATTCACACCCCGCGCGATGAGGTGGGCCAAAGAGCTGCGCAGATGCTGCTGCAACTGCTGGAGGGAAAGCCGGTTCAGGAGCCGCGTGTGGATCTGGGCTTCAGGCTGATACCGAGAGCCAGCACTTGA